In a single window of the Ktedonobacteraceae bacterium genome:
- a CDS encoding alpha/beta hydrolase: protein MTRRTPVLSLVFVTCCISILSFVFLQFAGFHQTSQARAASLYSIQFIPNVNYGDGTIAEEVLDECLPVNTHSLEPGVIMIHGGGWVGGQKEKYDMMCKHYASEGYIAVTIDYRLANPNLSQDTDHWPDQIGDVQLAVRFLRANASSLGLDPGRICSLGDSAGAHLALMLDELQTIHPSDVAGEYPNESPTVECVVDQFGPTDLRELYFQNRKNQEVQNDIPALLGRKPYPLKKPDPLANDASPIDNIAPQTGPALIIQGTLDKTVLPDQSKQLYQALLSDQRSPQYISYDGGHEYSGLKPSQLQAIMTQINDYLNARLQPEN, encoded by the coding sequence ATGACCCGTCGTACACCCGTGCTGAGCCTCGTTTTCGTCACCTGTTGTATCAGTATCCTTTCATTCGTATTTCTACAGTTTGCCGGATTTCATCAAACGTCACAGGCCCGCGCCGCTTCACTTTACTCGATACAGTTTATCCCTAACGTTAACTATGGGGATGGGACAATAGCGGAAGAAGTCCTGGATGAATGTTTACCTGTGAACACGCATTCCTTAGAGCCAGGCGTTATTATGATACACGGAGGTGGTTGGGTCGGAGGACAGAAAGAAAAATACGATATGATGTGTAAGCACTATGCATCTGAGGGATACATCGCCGTCACGATAGACTATCGCCTGGCTAATCCAAATCTTTCACAAGATACCGATCATTGGCCAGACCAGATCGGTGATGTCCAACTGGCGGTTCGCTTTCTGCGCGCGAATGCTTCTTCTCTTGGTCTTGATCCTGGACGTATTTGTTCGCTAGGAGATTCAGCTGGGGCGCACCTGGCCTTGATGCTTGACGAGTTGCAAACTATTCACCCATCAGATGTAGCCGGTGAATATCCAAACGAGTCACCCACCGTTGAATGCGTCGTCGATCAGTTCGGGCCAACCGATCTGCGTGAATTATATTTTCAAAACAGAAAGAACCAGGAAGTCCAAAACGATATCCCTGCTCTTCTGGGTAGAAAGCCTTACCCGCTAAAAAAACCAGACCCGCTCGCTAACGATGCCTCTCCGATCGATAACATTGCTCCCCAAACAGGACCGGCGCTCATTATCCAGGGCACCCTGGATAAGACGGTGCTACCAGATCAGTCAAAACAACTCTATCAGGCGCTTCTGAGTGATCAACGTTCGCCTCAATATATTTCCTATGATGGAGGGCACGAATACAGCGGCCTTAAGCCATCCCAACTTCAGGCCATTATGACTCAGATCAACGACTACCTGAATGCTCGATTGCAGCCTGAAAATTAA
- a CDS encoding tetratricopeptide repeat protein: protein MVQDKIIAFPQKRDAAERTSQYRLPLQLTPFIGREREVAAIRAMLRRPGVRLLTLTGTGGVGKTRLALEVACSMVDEFADGVCFVSLAPVNDPALVMPAIAQAFGLRETADHPLQEQLQAYLQQHEILLVLDNLEQIVAFAPRLAEFLAFCPDLHVLLTSRATLRIPGEYEFPVAPLSLPDLSRRPGHERIAQAAAVQLFIQRAQAVQPSFQLTPANAPIVANICARLDGLPLALELAAARIKLLPPQSLLKRLEHPLGILTRGASGSPSRQQTIRGTIQWSYDLLDDWEQRLFRLCSVFTGGFTLPAVEAIGSALYEGNSQATVPTGSIGSILDGIDSLVNKSLVLPPRQEDAEEEPRLGMLETIREYGRELLEQKGEMEDARRAHAAFYLQFVEETTRQTNWIKPLQRDYDNLRAAMSWMLETEGEKPGMQRIEMALRLASLLENFWRTQGYLSEGWSFIERALAKSEGASPGLLSQALVTASILLGNLGDRKRAQALLEQSLALSRELGDTNRIAYSLRNLGWLAYQDGNFPRSHALYEESLALFKDLNDRRGIALSLNNLAYLAQNQGDFEGAYRLFSESLAICRELGNTRLIISLLFQLAQLQYVSHENPPMNEIVRFLDECIALAQELSDKVNAAHARFLLGLLAFTQGDLVKARLLVEEHISFFTSIQDRRSQGVASAMLARIIAAQGDYATARALLEKSLAIADEVGDKTEITTLGLEGMALLAAASGQRVWAVRLWGAAEKLREDVAFPMIPVERGPYRRSVTELRAFFGEQIFAGLWAEGRAMSPEEALSANAALPPKQSSQPAQPVTVEKAPAFPAGLSAREVEVLRLLAQGLSDAEIADQLIISPRTVNTHLTSIYRKIQVTSRSAATRYASEHQLI, encoded by the coding sequence ATGGTGCAGGACAAAATTATCGCGTTCCCCCAAAAGCGAGACGCTGCTGAGCGAACCTCTCAATACCGGTTGCCGCTCCAACTCACGCCGTTCATTGGACGCGAACGTGAGGTGGCAGCGATTCGTGCCATGTTGCGCCGTCCGGGAGTTCGACTCCTCACGCTGACTGGAACGGGCGGCGTGGGCAAAACACGCCTGGCGCTCGAGGTCGCTTGTTCGATGGTGGACGAGTTTGCGGATGGCGTCTGCTTCGTATCACTGGCCCCGGTGAACGATCCTGCGCTCGTCATGCCGGCCATCGCTCAGGCATTTGGGCTGCGAGAAACCGCCGATCACCCACTGCAAGAACAACTACAAGCGTATCTTCAACAGCATGAGATATTGCTGGTGCTGGATAACCTGGAGCAGATTGTAGCGTTTGCTCCACGACTGGCAGAATTTTTAGCCTTCTGCCCTGACCTGCATGTCTTGCTTACCAGCCGGGCCACGCTGCGCATCCCCGGCGAGTACGAATTTCCGGTCGCTCCTCTGAGCCTGCCAGACCTCTCCAGACGACCTGGTCATGAACGTATCGCTCAAGCAGCCGCCGTACAACTCTTTATCCAACGCGCCCAGGCTGTGCAACCATCCTTTCAGCTGACGCCGGCCAATGCTCCTATCGTGGCAAACATCTGCGCTCGCCTGGATGGATTGCCGCTCGCGCTCGAGCTGGCTGCCGCTCGCATCAAACTACTGCCTCCGCAAAGCCTCCTTAAACGCCTGGAACATCCGCTGGGTATCTTGACCAGGGGAGCCAGCGGCAGTCCCTCGCGGCAGCAGACCATACGCGGTACCATACAGTGGAGCTATGACCTGCTGGACGATTGGGAGCAGCGCCTGTTCCGCCTGTGTTCGGTCTTCACCGGCGGTTTCACTTTACCGGCAGTGGAGGCGATAGGCTCAGCGCTGTACGAGGGAAATAGCCAGGCGACCGTGCCAACAGGGTCAATAGGATCAATTCTGGATGGCATAGACTCATTGGTAAATAAAAGCCTGGTACTACCACCCCGGCAGGAGGATGCGGAGGAGGAGCCTCGCCTGGGCATGCTGGAAACCATTCGCGAATACGGGCGAGAGTTGCTGGAACAAAAAGGGGAGATGGAGGATGCGCGCCGGGCGCACGCGGCATTTTATCTTCAGTTTGTCGAAGAGACTACGCGGCAAACCAACTGGATAAAGCCCCTGCAGCGCGATTATGATAATCTACGCGCCGCCATGTCATGGATGCTGGAAACTGAGGGTGAGAAGCCAGGTATGCAACGCATAGAAATGGCCCTGCGCCTGGCATCCCTGTTAGAAAATTTTTGGCGCACTCAAGGATACCTGTCTGAGGGATGGTCATTTATAGAGCGGGCGCTGGCTAAGAGTGAAGGAGCCTCGCCAGGTCTTCTGTCGCAAGCCTTAGTCACAGCCTCTATCCTGCTGGGAAACCTGGGTGACCGCAAACGGGCGCAGGCACTGTTAGAGCAAAGCCTGGCACTCAGCAGAGAACTTGGAGACACAAACCGGATCGCCTATAGCTTGCGTAATCTCGGCTGGTTGGCCTACCAGGATGGTAACTTTCCCCGCTCACACGCCCTTTACGAGGAAAGCCTTGCACTCTTCAAAGACCTGAACGACAGGCGAGGGATTGCGCTGTCGTTAAATAACCTGGCATACCTGGCACAGAACCAGGGAGATTTTGAAGGAGCGTATCGCCTCTTCTCCGAATCCCTGGCAATATGCAGAGAACTTGGAAATACGCGCCTCATAATAAGCCTCCTATTCCAACTGGCTCAGTTACAGTATGTATCTCACGAGAATCCTCCTATGAATGAGATCGTTCGTTTTCTCGATGAGTGTATAGCGCTCGCCCAGGAGTTATCTGATAAGGTTAATGCCGCACATGCTCGCTTCTTACTCGGCCTGCTGGCTTTCACCCAGGGAGACCTGGTAAAGGCTCGCCTGCTGGTAGAAGAGCACATCTCATTTTTCACCAGCATACAAGACCGCAGGTCACAAGGTGTGGCCAGCGCTATGCTTGCCAGGATCATCGCCGCTCAGGGAGATTACGCCACCGCGCGTGCTCTTCTTGAAAAGAGCCTGGCGATAGCAGACGAGGTAGGTGACAAAACAGAGATCACCACTCTAGGTCTGGAGGGCATGGCGTTGCTGGCGGCGGCTTCTGGACAGAGGGTCTGGGCCGTGCGGCTGTGGGGAGCAGCCGAGAAACTGCGCGAAGACGTTGCATTTCCTATGATCCCTGTCGAGCGTGGCCCTTACCGGCGCTCGGTAACAGAACTGCGCGCCTTCTTTGGAGAACAAATCTTTGCCGGCCTGTGGGCAGAAGGACGGGCCATGTCCCCGGAGGAGGCATTATCAGCGAATGCGGCTCTGCCTCCCAAACAAAGCTCGCAGCCAGCACAACCTGTCACTGTAGAAAAAGCTCCTGCCTTTCCCGCCGGTCTGTCAGCACGCGAGGTAGAGGTACTACGCCTGCTGGCCCAGGGCCTATCCGACGCCGAGATAGCCGACCAGCTCATCATCAGCCCTCGCACCGTCAATACCCACCTGACTTCGATTTATCGCAAGATACAGGTCACCTCACGCAGCGCGGCCACTCGCTATGCGAGCGAACACCAGCTTATTTGA
- a CDS encoding VIT1/CCC1 transporter family protein, which produces MPGEQQTPVNVNKASSVENETPVSDKLERMSEQDQLVAETPDTLKGQLAELFHAIRTRDDTSRNFLLRVVQPGLAGLMDGSVSTLAPIFATAFATHHAFYAFLVGIAAATGAGISMAFSEALSDNGELTGRGSPVIRGAITGIMTFVGGALHTLPFLVPDLHLALIIAYFVVAFELVLISAIRHRYFGTNWLISVVQVVGSGALVFAAAYIFGNA; this is translated from the coding sequence ATGCCCGGTGAACAACAGACACCTGTCAATGTCAATAAAGCCAGTAGCGTCGAGAATGAGACACCTGTTTCCGATAAACTTGAGAGAATGTCAGAGCAAGATCAACTGGTAGCCGAGACGCCGGATACGCTTAAGGGACAACTGGCGGAATTGTTTCACGCGATTCGGACGCGCGATGATACATCGCGCAATTTCCTGCTGCGCGTGGTGCAACCTGGATTGGCGGGCTTAATGGATGGCTCGGTCTCCACGCTAGCCCCCATCTTCGCGACAGCTTTCGCCACCCATCACGCCTTTTACGCCTTCCTGGTCGGCATCGCAGCCGCGACCGGCGCCGGTATCAGTATGGCGTTTTCGGAGGCGCTTTCGGATAATGGCGAGCTGACGGGACGTGGAAGCCCGGTGATACGCGGCGCGATTACCGGTATTATGACCTTCGTTGGCGGCGCGTTGCATACGCTGCCGTTTCTGGTCCCCGATCTACACCTGGCCCTGATTATCGCGTACTTCGTGGTAGCTTTTGAGCTGGTGTTGATTTCGGCCATCCGTCATCGCTACTTTGGGACGAACTGGCTTATCTCGGTCGTGCAGGTGGTTGGAAGTGGTGCGCTGGTCTTCGCGGCTGCATATATATTCGGCAATGCGTGA
- a CDS encoding FAD-dependent oxidoreductase encodes MARIQSEIIIIGGGIAGTATACYLAQDGHEVILLEQNELASEASGLNAGTIWATGWSNTPDLVSTLNFGSLEIFKILQLDLGYDIEFRQSGSLQAIQTAEQYAFAQREAHNLAAAGHRVELLSAREARSIEPELSPHILGCLYYPYGGNANPVKTVQALAMLAQRHGASILTHHTVTGITHLDEGSYEVITPPATFKARTLVLAAGPWCRDLGAMLGLSIPVYPVRGQMWATAPQPPRIFHSIGALESHFYWHTHPYSDEQTPLELTHRQGQRLTRHLYGRQTREGEIIFGGDRQVNVPKIPEQAGIEVNHAHALELFPFLKDLPIVRTWAGWMPFTRDLHPLIGKIPRFDNLYLLTGLSSSGFEKGMMAGKLLAEFMHEGIADPILSEADPGGSIGFL; translated from the coding sequence ATGGCCCGGATTCAAAGCGAGATCATCATAATAGGTGGCGGAATAGCAGGTACGGCTACTGCCTGCTATCTCGCGCAGGATGGACACGAGGTGATCTTGCTAGAGCAAAATGAGCTTGCAAGTGAAGCATCCGGTCTGAATGCCGGTACGATCTGGGCCACGGGTTGGAGTAACACACCCGATCTCGTATCAACGCTCAACTTCGGCAGCCTGGAAATCTTCAAAATCTTGCAGCTTGATCTCGGCTATGACATCGAGTTTCGTCAGAGCGGCTCTCTTCAGGCCATCCAGACCGCTGAACAATACGCTTTTGCCCAACGAGAAGCCCACAATCTGGCCGCCGCCGGGCACCGGGTGGAGTTGCTTTCTGCTCGCGAGGCGCGCAGCATCGAACCCGAACTCAGCCCGCATATCCTGGGATGTCTCTACTATCCCTACGGCGGCAATGCCAATCCCGTGAAAACTGTGCAGGCGCTGGCAATGCTCGCGCAGAGACATGGCGCGAGCATCCTCACGCACCACACTGTTACCGGCATTACGCACCTGGATGAGGGCAGCTACGAGGTCATCACGCCACCGGCGACATTCAAAGCTCGAACGCTTGTCTTAGCCGCCGGTCCCTGGTGTCGCGACCTCGGCGCTATGCTTGGCCTCTCTATTCCCGTCTATCCTGTGCGCGGCCAGATGTGGGCCACAGCTCCTCAGCCACCCAGAATTTTTCACAGTATCGGCGCGCTGGAGTCGCACTTCTACTGGCATACGCATCCCTACAGCGATGAGCAAACCCCGCTCGAACTCACCCATCGCCAGGGTCAGCGGCTCACCCGTCATCTTTATGGTCGCCAGACGCGCGAGGGCGAGATCATATTCGGTGGTGACAGGCAGGTGAACGTTCCCAAAATCCCTGAACAGGCCGGTATCGAAGTCAATCACGCCCACGCGCTCGAACTCTTCCCATTCCTCAAAGACCTGCCCATCGTCCGTACCTGGGCCGGCTGGATGCCCTTTACTCGCGACCTGCATCCATTGATCGGCAAGATTCCTCGTTTCGACAATCTCTACCTGCTCACAGGCCTCAGTTCTTCTGGCTTTGAGAAAGGCATGATGGCAGGAAAGCTGCTCGCGGAGTTTATGCACGAAGGGATAGCCGACCCTATTCTCTCGGAAGCTGATCCGGGTGGCTCGATTGGGTTTTTATAA
- a CDS encoding VOC family protein, translated as MSTEQQASTTARSIHPGTSIGLVTLRVANLERSRRFYEGVLAFQPVEQAPGRVVLGDRDKQPLLELIEVPGAAPQPRRATGLYHVAILFPTRADLGRELERVFQAGLQVGQGDHLVSEALYLSDPDDNGLELYRDRPRSEWRWTNGMVQMATDPVDIRGILEEGRRGVKPWEVIPAGTRVGHIHLQVGDIAEARRFYSTILGFDITADLSAHGALFVSAGGYHHHIGLNTWHSRGAKPTPSNAAGLQSYVINIPTREGLQEVRQRLVAYGVPFEEQENSIRVNDPWQNTIILQVQ; from the coding sequence ATGTCAACGGAACAGCAAGCGTCAACAACGGCGAGATCGATCCATCCCGGCACGAGTATTGGACTGGTAACATTGCGCGTCGCGAATCTTGAGCGCTCGCGGCGTTTTTATGAGGGCGTGCTGGCATTCCAGCCTGTCGAGCAGGCACCGGGAAGAGTTGTGCTAGGTGACAGGGATAAGCAGCCGCTGCTGGAATTGATCGAGGTTCCAGGAGCTGCGCCGCAGCCGCGCAGGGCAACGGGCCTTTATCACGTGGCTATTCTCTTTCCAACACGTGCCGATCTCGGTCGCGAACTGGAGCGCGTTTTCCAGGCGGGCTTGCAGGTTGGCCAGGGAGATCACCTGGTGAGCGAGGCGCTGTATCTTTCCGATCCTGATGACAATGGCCTCGAACTCTATCGCGACCGTCCCAGGAGCGAATGGCGCTGGACAAACGGTATGGTTCAGATGGCTACCGACCCGGTCGATATCCGTGGCATCCTCGAGGAGGGCAGGCGCGGGGTTAAACCATGGGAAGTGATTCCGGCGGGGACGCGCGTTGGTCATATCCATTTGCAAGTCGGCGATATCGCGGAGGCGAGGCGCTTCTATTCCACCATCCTTGGTTTCGATATCACCGCGGATTTATCGGCGCACGGGGCGCTTTTCGTCAGCGCCGGTGGCTATCATCACCACATCGGCCTGAACACCTGGCACTCGCGCGGAGCAAAACCGACACCATCGAACGCCGCCGGTCTGCAAAGCTATGTGATTAACATTCCTACACGTGAGGGCTTGCAAGAAGTCAGGCAGCGGCTGGTTGCGTATGGCGTTCCTTTTGAGGAGCAGGAAAACAGCATTCGCGTCAATGATCCCTGGCAGAACACGATTATCCTGCAAGTTCAATAA
- a CDS encoding transcriptional repressor, whose amino-acid sequence METITKTKLNSNAQAVLHIVLEAHNHPTALEIYEAVKTVRPNMGLASVYRILHSLAEQGYIREIGRDEEGNRYDGNTSRHDHAVCTNCGALLDVPVDVHVPADALEQAARAAGIELGSYEVRLYGLCPSCATRTE is encoded by the coding sequence ATGGAAACAATCACGAAAACAAAACTGAATAGTAATGCGCAGGCGGTGCTGCATATCGTACTGGAGGCGCACAACCATCCGACGGCGCTGGAGATTTACGAGGCGGTAAAGACTGTGCGGCCCAATATGGGTCTGGCCAGCGTTTACCGCATCCTGCATAGCCTGGCCGAGCAGGGCTATATCCGGGAGATTGGACGCGACGAGGAGGGCAATCGTTATGATGGCAATACCTCGCGCCATGACCATGCCGTCTGCACGAACTGCGGCGCCTTGCTGGATGTGCCGGTCGATGTCCATGTACCGGCGGACGCTTTAGAGCAGGCGGCACGCGCGGCAGGCATCGAACTGGGGTCCTACGAAGTTCGGCTCTATGGTCTCTGCCCGTCGTGCGCGACACGTACTGAATAG